A stretch of the Candidatus Methylomirabilis sp. genome encodes the following:
- the hemB gene encoding porphobilinogen synthase, protein MYYPVFRPRRLRQNETLRRLVRETYLRLEDLIQPLFVVHGRGVRQEISSMPGCFHLSVDELAKEAKEVAAMGIPGIILFGLPTAKDAVGSEAYAEDGVVQQAVRAVKDTVSDLLVITDVCLCEYTSHGHCGVVERGQVKNDPTLELLARTALSHAESGVDMVAPSDMMDGRVTAIREVLDEEGFEDMPIMAYSAKYASAFYGPFREAADSAPQFGDRRTYQMDPANSDEALREVGLDLEEGADIVMVKPALPYLDILWRVKQEFGGPVAAYHVSGEYAMLKAAGRLGWIDEERVLMETLTSIKRAGADLILTYAAKEAARLLENRP, encoded by the coding sequence ATGTACTATCCAGTATTTCGGCCACGGCGCCTGCGCCAGAATGAAACCCTTCGCCGGTTGGTACGAGAAACGTATCTGCGTCTTGAAGATCTGATTCAGCCACTCTTTGTCGTTCACGGGCGTGGCGTGCGTCAGGAGATCTCTTCGATGCCGGGCTGTTTCCACCTTTCTGTGGATGAACTGGCCAAGGAGGCGAAAGAAGTAGCCGCGATGGGCATCCCAGGGATCATCCTGTTTGGCCTCCCGACCGCGAAAGATGCTGTGGGCTCTGAGGCCTACGCTGAAGATGGGGTCGTTCAACAGGCGGTGCGGGCGGTCAAGGACACCGTCTCCGACTTGTTGGTGATTACAGATGTCTGTTTATGCGAATACACCAGCCATGGCCACTGCGGTGTCGTGGAGCGGGGTCAGGTCAAGAACGATCCCACGCTGGAGCTGCTGGCTAGAACAGCGCTCTCCCATGCCGAGTCCGGCGTCGATATGGTTGCGCCCTCCGACATGATGGATGGTCGGGTGACAGCCATCCGAGAGGTACTGGATGAGGAGGGTTTCGAGGATATGCCGATTATGGCCTATTCGGCCAAGTATGCCAGCGCCTTCTATGGCCCGTTCCGCGAGGCGGCTGACTCGGCCCCTCAATTCGGCGATCGCCGCACCTACCAGATGGACCCGGCCAACAGTGACGAGGCGCTTCGAGAGGTGGGGCTTGATCTTGAAGAGGGAGCGGACATTGTGATGGTGAAGCCGGCCTTGCCGTATCTGGATATCCTTTGGCGTGTGAAACAGGAGTTTGGTGGGCCGGTCGCGGCCTATCACGTCAGCGGAGAGTACGCCATGCTGAAGGCGGCCGGGCGGCTCGGGTGGATCGATGAAGAGCGAGTCTTAATGGAGACGTTGACGTCGATCAAGCGGGCCGGCGCCGACCTGATCCTGACCTATGCCGCGAAGGAGGCCGCGCGCCTGCTGGAGAATAGACCGTGA
- a CDS encoding NADH-quinone oxidoreductase subunit D, protein MNPQEIEIAEPSHETMEEMYVNMGPQHPSTHGVLRLMLKLNGEVVTEIIPYLGYLHRCHEKIGENRTYTQIIPYTDRLDYLASMYNNFGYVLTVERLVGITVPERAEYMRVILGELQRIASHLIWLGTFGLDLGNFTIFMYCFREREKILDLFESVSGQRLNYAFYRIGGMPLDFPDSFVTDCQAFLEWFKPRLPEYDAIMSDNIIFQKRVQGLGKLDAKTAIDYAISGPMLRASGIKWDLRRNDPYSIYDRFEFDIPVGTSGDVWDRYMVRRIEMEESVKIVEQALRGLPSGEIIGKMPKKLKPPVGDIYTRVESPRGELGFYLVSDGSEKPYRYKVRSPAFVNLSVLPVIGTGCLVADVVAILGSIDIVLGEVDR, encoded by the coding sequence ATGAATCCGCAAGAGATAGAGATTGCTGAGCCCTCCCATGAGACGATGGAGGAGATGTACGTCAACATGGGGCCGCAGCATCCCAGTACACACGGCGTGCTCCGCCTTATGTTGAAGCTGAATGGCGAGGTTGTGACCGAGATCATCCCGTACCTCGGCTACCTGCACCGCTGCCACGAAAAGATCGGCGAGAACCGCACCTACACCCAGATCATTCCATATACCGATCGACTGGACTACCTTGCCTCCATGTATAACAACTTCGGCTATGTGCTGACGGTGGAACGGCTTGTCGGGATTACGGTGCCGGAACGGGCTGAGTACATGCGGGTGATCCTGGGGGAGTTGCAACGAATTGCCAGCCACCTGATCTGGCTGGGCACCTTCGGTCTCGACCTGGGCAACTTCACGATCTTCATGTACTGCTTCCGAGAGCGGGAGAAGATCCTGGACCTCTTCGAGTCGGTTTCGGGGCAGCGATTGAACTACGCGTTCTACCGGATCGGTGGGATGCCGTTGGACTTTCCCGATTCCTTCGTGACGGATTGTCAGGCCTTTCTGGAATGGTTCAAACCGCGCCTCCCCGAGTACGACGCGATTATGAGCGATAACATCATCTTCCAGAAGCGGGTGCAGGGCCTCGGGAAACTCGACGCCAAGACCGCCATCGACTATGCCATCAGCGGGCCGATGCTCCGCGCCTCAGGGATCAAATGGGATCTGCGCCGGAACGATCCATACTCCATTTACGATCGCTTCGAATTCGACATCCCGGTGGGCACCTCCGGCGACGTCTGGGACCGGTATATGGTCAGACGCATCGAGATGGAGGAGAGTGTGAAGATTGTTGAGCAGGCCCTCCGTGGCCTGCCGTCCGGTGAGATTATCGGGAAGATGCCGAAAAAGCTGAAGCCGCCCGTTGGAGACATCTATACCAGGGTAGAGTCGCCAAGGGGCGAGCTGGGATTCTATCTCGTATCTGACGGCTCCGAGAAGCCGTATCGATACAAGGTCCGCTCTCCGGCCTTTGTCAACCTGAGCGTGCTTCCCGTCATCGGGACAGGCTGTCTTGTTGCTGATGTCGTGGCCATCCTGGGGAGCATCGATATCGTGCTGGGCGAGGTGGATCGCTAG
- the hemL gene encoding glutamate-1-semialdehyde 2,1-aminomutase, whose product MTGLPVRQTPTGPRSKALFEEAVRLLPGGVSSPVRAFKAVGGQPVVIERAHGCRLYDVDGQSYIDYVGSWGPMIVGHAHPAVVKAIQEAAALGVSYGAPTPWETILAQMVVEAIPSIELVRFVNSGTEATMSAIRLARGVTRRDRIVKFEGCYHGHADSLLVKAGSGAMTFGVPDSLGVPPDLARLTMTLPYNNVDAVRSAFEAMGNEIACVIVEPVVGNMGVVPPKPGFLTALREMTAAHGSLLVFDEVMTGFRLGKGGAQALYGIRPDLTCLGKIIGGGLPVGAYGGPRSVMEQVAPLGPVYQAGTLSGNPLAMRAGIETLRLLDEPGFYERLETKGKQLEAGLRELAAQEGIALQCQRVGSMCTAFFTEQPVIDYQTARTADTDRYAAFFWAMLQRGVYLPPSQFEAAFLSDAHAAADIESTLLAAKDALTALRCRQH is encoded by the coding sequence GTGACCGGCCTGCCTGTGCGTCAGACGCCGACCGGTCCACGATCGAAGGCGCTCTTTGAAGAGGCCGTGCGCCTCCTGCCGGGAGGTGTAAGCAGCCCCGTGCGGGCGTTTAAGGCTGTGGGCGGACAGCCGGTGGTGATCGAGCGAGCCCACGGTTGCCGCCTTTACGACGTCGATGGCCAGAGCTACATCGACTATGTCGGCTCCTGGGGGCCGATGATCGTTGGTCATGCCCACCCCGCCGTCGTGAAGGCGATCCAGGAGGCGGCAGCACTGGGGGTGAGCTATGGTGCACCGACCCCCTGGGAAACGATACTGGCCCAAATGGTGGTCGAGGCGATCCCCTCGATTGAGCTGGTCCGGTTTGTGAACTCCGGGACCGAGGCGACCATGAGCGCCATTCGACTGGCCCGCGGCGTCACAAGGCGCGATCGGATCGTCAAGTTCGAGGGATGCTACCATGGGCACGCCGACAGCCTCCTGGTCAAGGCCGGCTCCGGCGCCATGACCTTTGGTGTGCCGGACAGCCTCGGCGTTCCGCCTGACCTCGCCCGCCTGACGATGACGCTTCCGTACAATAACGTTGATGCCGTCCGGTCGGCTTTCGAGGCGATGGGCAACGAGATTGCCTGCGTCATCGTGGAGCCGGTGGTCGGCAACATGGGGGTGGTTCCTCCGAAACCGGGGTTTCTTACGGCGTTGCGAGAGATGACCGCCGCTCACGGCTCGTTGCTGGTCTTCGACGAGGTGATGACCGGATTCCGGCTGGGCAAAGGTGGCGCTCAGGCCCTCTACGGCATTCGACCGGATCTGACCTGCCTCGGCAAGATCATCGGCGGAGGCCTGCCGGTGGGCGCGTACGGTGGTCCGCGCAGCGTCATGGAGCAGGTCGCCCCCCTGGGACCCGTCTATCAGGCCGGGACCCTTTCCGGCAATCCCCTCGCCATGAGGGCCGGCATCGAGACCCTTCGCCTTCTCGACGAGCCGGGATTCTACGAGCGGCTTGAGACCAAAGGGAAGCAGTTGGAGGCCGGGTTGCGGGAGTTGGCGGCACAGGAGGGTATCGCGCTTCAGTGCCAACGGGTCGGCTCGATGTGTACCGCCTTCTTCACTGAGCAGCCTGTTATCGACTACCAGACAGCTCGGACCGCTGACACAGACCGTTACGCAGCGTTCTTCTGGGCCATGCTGCAGCGGGGAGTGTATCTCCCACCCTCTCAGTTCGAGGCCGCCTTTCTTTCCGATGCTCATGCCGCCGCCGACATTGAATCGACCCTTCTGGCTGCAAAAGATGCTCTGACTGCGCTTCGCTGTCGCCAACATTAA
- a CDS encoding NADH-quinone oxidoreductase subunit A, with the protein MAADYAVVGIFLIVGLLFVVVNVDVVSRLLRPSNPQREKLTTYECGEDPVGASWIRVHVRYYLYALVYVIFAVETIYLLPWAVVFRKLGLFAFMEMMVFIAILLVGFAYAWRKGALEWV; encoded by the coding sequence ATGGCAGCAGATTATGCAGTAGTGGGCATTTTCTTAATAGTCGGGCTGCTCTTCGTCGTAGTGAACGTTGACGTCGTTTCCCGACTGCTCCGCCCAAGCAATCCTCAACGCGAAAAGTTGACGACGTATGAGTGCGGAGAAGACCCGGTCGGCGCCTCCTGGATCCGCGTTCACGTTCGGTACTACCTGTATGCGTTGGTATACGTGATCTTTGCGGTAGAGACAATCTACCTGCTGCCGTGGGCGGTTGTCTTCCGGAAGCTGGGACTATTTGCCTTTATGGAGATGATGGTATTCATTGCCATTCTGTTGGTCGGTTTCGCCTATGCCTGGCGCAAGGGCGCCTTGGAGTGGGTCTGA
- a CDS encoding cytochrome c — MLTLILFRLRCQWLLAVLMLVIVGTSPAFGAESLGAPSVQSNYETNCVRCHGESGKGNGMQAKMLFFMMKMPNLADSAYMQTRSDDALFQTIKAGGKSGMPSFGLKLTDPEIKGLVAYIRGFTKASGSAKPAGAVR, encoded by the coding sequence TTGCTGACCTTGATCCTGTTCCGGCTTCGTTGCCAGTGGTTATTAGCAGTATTGATGTTGGTTATCGTGGGGACTTCTCCCGCATTCGGCGCTGAGAGTCTAGGTGCGCCAAGTGTTCAGTCGAATTACGAGACGAATTGTGTCAGATGCCACGGTGAAAGCGGTAAAGGCAATGGAATGCAGGCAAAGATGCTTTTCTTTATGATGAAGATGCCCAACTTGGCCGATTCGGCCTATATGCAAACACGGTCCGATGACGCCCTTTTTCAGACTATCAAGGCGGGTGGTAAGTCGGGAATGCCCTCGTTTGGGCTAAAGCTGACCGACCCAGAGATCAAGGGCCTAGTGGCCTATATTAGAGGCTTTACGAAGGCGTCAGGGTCCGCGAAGCCGGCTGGCGCAGTGCGCTAA
- a CDS encoding NADH-quinone oxidoreductase subunit C — MTPEEVIETIKSQFGDAVKASEAKGGEARMDIHREKGYEILLALKGIGFDYLNCLSAVDRIASGELEVVYNISSLSQPTKVLVRVRMPREDPVIRSVVPLWGTADWHEREAFDMMGIRFDGHPDLRRILTSEDWVGYPLRKDYQDERLVPYEPV; from the coding sequence ATGACGCCGGAAGAGGTCATTGAAACCATCAAGTCGCAGTTTGGCGATGCCGTCAAGGCTTCAGAGGCCAAGGGTGGCGAGGCCCGAATGGACATCCATCGGGAGAAGGGCTATGAGATCCTCCTCGCGCTCAAGGGGATAGGGTTCGACTATCTGAACTGTCTGAGTGCTGTAGATCGGATCGCGAGCGGCGAACTCGAGGTGGTCTACAACATCTCCTCCCTGTCGCAGCCGACGAAGGTCCTGGTGAGGGTACGGATGCCGCGGGAAGATCCGGTCATCCGAAGCGTGGTGCCGCTGTGGGGAACGGCAGACTGGCACGAACGGGAGGCTTTCGACATGATGGGAATCCGCTTTGATGGTCATCCTGACCTTCGACGGATCCTGACTTCCGAGGACTGGGTGGGGTATCCGCTGCGCAAGGATTACCAAGACGAGCGACTCGTTCCGTACGAGCCGGTGTAG